From Streptomyces griseorubiginosus, one genomic window encodes:
- a CDS encoding glutamate--cysteine ligase: MGRDVPALVFTREDRRRYRDKMHTCLDVLAQMLRESGFESERPQVGLEIELNLVGADGLPAMRNTEVLQAIADPAWSTELGRFNLEINIPPRRLLSGGPGSWEQEIRDALNHAEERAAAVGAHLIMVGILPTLGESDVDETALSGDPRYRLLNEQIFAARGEDLRIKVDGVERLAMYADAITPEAACTSTQFHLQVAPKEFAAYWNAAQAVAGVQIALAANSPYLFGKELWRETRIPLFEQATDTRPQEIKAQGVRPRVWFGERWITSVFDLFEENVRYFPALLPICDEEDPQRALDGGGVPELGELTLHNGTIYRWNRPIYAVTESGPHLRIENRVLPAGPTVADIIANGAFYYGLTRALVDEDRPVWTRMSFSVAEENLHTASRDGIDARLYWPGVGEVPVTELVLRRLLPLAHRGLELAGMDADWREPLLGVIEQRCVTGRNGALWQAETVHHLEKAGCDRQEALRRMTLMYMDYMHLNAPAHTWPVD, from the coding sequence ATGGGACGTGACGTGCCGGCCCTGGTGTTCACGCGGGAGGACCGCCGACGGTACCGGGACAAGATGCACACCTGCCTCGACGTCCTCGCGCAGATGCTGCGCGAGTCCGGGTTCGAGAGCGAGCGGCCGCAGGTCGGGCTGGAGATCGAGCTCAACCTGGTGGGTGCCGACGGCCTCCCCGCCATGCGGAACACCGAGGTGCTCCAGGCGATCGCCGACCCCGCATGGTCGACCGAGCTGGGCCGCTTCAACCTGGAGATCAACATCCCGCCCCGCCGGCTGCTGTCCGGCGGCCCCGGCTCCTGGGAGCAGGAGATCCGGGACGCGCTCAACCACGCCGAGGAACGAGCCGCGGCGGTCGGCGCGCACCTGATCATGGTGGGCATCCTGCCGACGCTGGGCGAGTCGGACGTGGACGAGACCGCCCTGTCCGGCGATCCGCGCTACCGGCTGCTCAACGAGCAGATCTTCGCGGCCCGCGGCGAGGACCTGCGCATCAAGGTCGACGGCGTGGAACGCCTCGCGATGTACGCCGATGCCATCACCCCCGAGGCCGCCTGCACCAGCACCCAGTTCCATCTCCAGGTCGCCCCCAAGGAGTTCGCGGCCTACTGGAACGCCGCCCAGGCCGTCGCGGGCGTCCAGATCGCCCTCGCTGCCAACTCGCCCTACCTGTTCGGCAAGGAGCTGTGGCGTGAGACCCGCATCCCGCTCTTCGAGCAGGCCACCGACACCCGCCCCCAGGAGATCAAGGCCCAGGGCGTACGGCCCCGGGTGTGGTTCGGGGAGCGCTGGATCACCAGCGTCTTCGACCTGTTCGAGGAGAACGTCCGCTACTTCCCGGCCCTCCTGCCGATCTGCGACGAGGAGGACCCGCAGCGGGCCCTCGACGGCGGCGGGGTTCCGGAACTGGGCGAACTCACCCTGCACAACGGCACGATCTACCGCTGGAACCGCCCGATCTACGCCGTCACCGAGAGCGGCCCGCACCTGCGCATCGAGAACCGGGTGCTCCCCGCCGGACCCACGGTCGCCGACATCATCGCCAACGGCGCCTTCTACTACGGCCTGACCCGCGCCCTCGTCGACGAGGACCGGCCGGTGTGGACGCGGATGTCCTTCTCGGTCGCCGAGGAGAACCTGCACACCGCGTCCCGCGACGGCATCGACGCCCGCCTGTACTGGCCCGGAGTGGGCGAAGTGCCGGTCACGGAACTGGTGTTGCGGCGCCTGCTGCCCCTCGCCCACCGGGGTCTGGAACTGGCCGGCATGGACGCCGACTGGCGCGAGCCCCTGCTCGGCGTCATCGAACAGCGCTGTGTCACCGGCCGCAACGGCGCGCTGTGGCAGGCGGAGACGGTCCACCACCTGGAGAAGGCGGGCTGCGACCGCCAGGAGGCGCTGCGGCGGATGACGCTGATGTACATGGACTACATGCACCTCAACGCACCCGCGCACACCTGGCCCGTGGACTGA
- a CDS encoding Gfo/Idh/MocA family oxidoreductase, whose protein sequence is MGDAHRIGVVGLGVISRAYLDTLVGRAAVRVTAVADLDASRSAAVAAELPGVRALSVEELLNSPDVDTVLNLTIPAAHAEIALGAVAHGKNVYGEKPLAAELADAQAVLEAAAKASVRVGCAPDTVLGTGIQTARAAVEAGAIGRPLFASAVMVTPGHERWHPQPDFYYAPGGGPLLDMGPYYLSSLVHLLGPVRAVIGASSRLRSERVIGSGPRAGERIPVEVDSHVSGVLEHESGALTTITTSFDGVASTAAPIEVHGEKGTLTVPDPNHFDGEVRLLELGAADWRGLPPSAGYVGGTRGVGLLDFVAADDGRAARASGELALHVLETMTALLRSSAEGRRIELSTSVERPVAVPLTPAEKWR, encoded by the coding sequence GTGGGCGACGCGCACCGCATCGGCGTCGTAGGGCTCGGCGTCATCTCCCGCGCCTACCTGGACACGCTCGTCGGCCGTGCCGCGGTGCGGGTCACCGCGGTCGCCGACCTCGACGCCTCCAGGTCGGCCGCCGTGGCCGCCGAACTGCCCGGCGTCCGGGCGCTGTCCGTCGAGGAGCTGCTGAACAGCCCGGACGTGGACACGGTGTTGAACCTGACGATTCCCGCGGCCCACGCGGAGATCGCGCTCGGCGCCGTCGCGCACGGCAAGAACGTCTACGGCGAGAAGCCGCTGGCCGCCGAACTCGCCGACGCCCAAGCGGTGTTGGAGGCCGCGGCGAAGGCGTCCGTACGGGTGGGCTGCGCTCCGGACACGGTCCTCGGCACCGGGATCCAGACGGCACGGGCGGCGGTGGAGGCCGGTGCCATCGGCCGCCCCCTGTTCGCCTCGGCCGTCATGGTCACCCCGGGCCACGAACGCTGGCATCCGCAGCCCGACTTCTACTACGCCCCCGGCGGCGGCCCGCTGCTGGACATGGGGCCGTACTACCTGTCCTCGCTGGTGCATCTGCTGGGCCCGGTGCGTGCCGTGATCGGGGCGTCGAGCCGGCTGCGCTCCGAACGGGTCATCGGCTCGGGACCCCGCGCGGGGGAGCGGATCCCGGTCGAGGTGGACAGCCATGTCTCCGGTGTCCTCGAACACGAGAGCGGGGCCCTGACCACAATCACGACCAGCTTCGACGGCGTGGCCAGCACGGCCGCGCCGATCGAGGTGCACGGCGAGAAGGGCACCCTCACGGTCCCCGATCCCAACCACTTCGACGGCGAGGTACGGCTCTTGGAGCTCGGTGCGGCCGACTGGCGCGGCCTCCCGCCCTCGGCCGGGTACGTCGGAGGCACGCGGGGCGTCGGGCTGCTCGACTTCGTCGCCGCCGACGACGGGCGGGCGGCGCGGGCGAGCGGTGAACTCGCCCTGCACGTCCTGGAGACGATGACGGCGCTGCTGCGCTCCTCGGCCGAGGGGCGCCGGATCGAGTTGTCGACGTCGGTGGAGCGACCGGTCGCGGTGCCGCTGACGCCCGCTGAGAAGTGGCGCTGA
- a CDS encoding ThuA domain-containing protein, translating to MTRKKALVVRGGWEGHQPVRATELFLPFLRDHAYDVRVEESTDVYADADAMAETDLVVQCVTMSEIKPEQLSGLTAAVVAGTGLTGWHGGIADSFRASSDYLHLVGGQFATHPGKEPCERQGGEADNFLPHTIAVTELGREHPITAGIEDFELHTEQYWVLHDDLIDVLATTTHPARSWQPWHRPVTSPAVWTRQWGAGRVVVTTPGHSLDVLENPNVRTVIERGMLWATRTASAS from the coding sequence ATGACGCGGAAGAAAGCCCTGGTGGTTCGCGGTGGTTGGGAGGGGCACCAGCCGGTCCGGGCCACGGAGCTCTTCCTGCCCTTCCTCCGTGACCATGCCTACGACGTCCGGGTCGAGGAGTCGACCGACGTGTACGCCGACGCCGACGCCATGGCCGAGACCGACCTCGTCGTGCAGTGCGTGACGATGTCGGAGATCAAGCCCGAGCAGCTGTCGGGGCTGACCGCGGCGGTGGTGGCGGGGACCGGCCTCACCGGCTGGCACGGCGGGATCGCCGACTCCTTCCGGGCCTCCTCCGACTATCTCCACCTCGTGGGCGGACAGTTCGCGACCCACCCCGGCAAGGAACCGTGCGAGCGTCAGGGAGGCGAGGCCGACAACTTCCTCCCGCACACCATCGCCGTGACCGAGCTCGGCCGTGAACACCCGATCACGGCGGGGATCGAGGACTTCGAGCTGCACACCGAGCAGTACTGGGTCCTGCACGACGACCTGATCGACGTGCTGGCCACCACCACCCATCCCGCGCGGTCCTGGCAGCCCTGGCACCGCCCGGTCACCTCACCGGCGGTCTGGACCCGGCAGTGGGGCGCCGGACGGGTCGTGGTGACGACCCCGGGGCACAGCCTCGACGTGCTGGAGAACCCGAACGTCCGTACCGTCATCGAGAGGGGCATGCTGTGGGCGACGCGCACCGCATCGGCGTCGTAG
- a CDS encoding S1 family peptidase codes for MRRTRILRAGLAVLLLLGAGATAATTPATAEEKAPASAGLLTAMQRDFGLSRQQAEARLAAEKQATALEPVARKAAGESYGGSWFEADRGTLTVAVTPGASAGTLRDIRATGATVRTVAHSARQLAATQARIDKLPAPDAVSSWHVDQKASTVVVNVVRGRQGDNDVRAFVAKARKAGPVTVHEVASAPTTFAAGTVGGDPYYTGNVRCSIGFSVHGGFVTAGHCDQHTGSVYGWDRSYVGNFQGSSFPGDDYAWVNVGSGWWTVPVVLGWGTVSDQLVRGSNVAPVGSSICRSGSTTHWHCGTVLAMNETVNYSQGAVYQMTKTSVCAEPGDSGGSFISGDQAQGVTSGGWGNCSSGGETWFQPVNEILNRYGLTLHTY; via the coding sequence ATGAGACGCACCCGCATCCTGCGCGCGGGCCTGGCCGTCCTGCTCCTGCTCGGCGCCGGCGCGACCGCCGCCACGACCCCCGCGACCGCCGAGGAGAAGGCCCCCGCCTCCGCCGGCCTTCTCACCGCGATGCAGCGGGACTTCGGCCTCTCGCGCCAGCAGGCCGAGGCGAGGCTCGCCGCCGAGAAGCAGGCCACGGCCCTGGAGCCCGTGGCACGCAAGGCCGCCGGCGAGTCGTACGGCGGCTCCTGGTTCGAGGCCGACCGGGGCACCCTCACCGTCGCCGTCACCCCCGGCGCCTCCGCCGGAACCCTCCGGGACATCCGCGCCACCGGCGCCACCGTCCGCACGGTCGCCCACAGCGCCCGCCAACTCGCCGCCACCCAGGCCAGGATCGACAAGCTCCCCGCACCGGACGCCGTCAGCAGCTGGCACGTCGACCAGAAGGCCAGCACGGTCGTGGTGAACGTCGTCCGCGGCCGACAGGGTGACAACGATGTCCGCGCGTTCGTCGCCAAGGCCCGCAAGGCAGGCCCCGTCACCGTGCACGAAGTGGCCTCCGCGCCCACCACCTTCGCCGCCGGCACCGTCGGCGGCGACCCCTACTACACCGGCAACGTCCGCTGCTCCATCGGCTTCTCCGTCCACGGCGGCTTCGTCACCGCCGGGCACTGCGACCAGCACACCGGCAGCGTCTACGGCTGGGACCGCAGCTACGTCGGCAACTTCCAGGGCTCGTCCTTCCCGGGCGACGACTACGCCTGGGTCAACGTCGGCAGCGGCTGGTGGACCGTCCCGGTCGTGCTCGGCTGGGGCACCGTCTCCGACCAGCTGGTGCGCGGCTCCAACGTGGCACCTGTCGGCTCCTCCATCTGCCGCTCGGGCTCGACCACCCACTGGCACTGCGGCACGGTGCTCGCGATGAACGAGACCGTCAACTACAGCCAGGGCGCGGTCTACCAGATGACCAAGACCAGCGTCTGCGCCGAACCCGGTGACTCCGGCGGCTCGTTCATCAGCGGCGACCAGGCCCAGGGCGTCACCTCCGGCGGCTGGGGCAACTGCTCCAGCGGCGGCGAGACCTGGTTCCAGCCCGTCAACGAGATCCTCAACCGCTACGGGCTGACCCTGCACACCTACTGA
- a CDS encoding serine/threonine-protein kinase, giving the protein MTLREHDPESVGGYRIESRIGTGGMGVVYLGRSASGRAVAVKVVHTRYADNPEFRARFRQEIAAARRVSGAFTAPVVDADPEAARPWMATAFVPGRTLADRVDESGPLEWPALRRLGTELAEALREIHRAEVVHRDLKPSNVLLLEGEGDDGAVRVIDFGISRAADSDVRTQTGMVMGSPPFMAPEQFSRPHEVGPAVDVFSLGAVLVYAATGHSPFEAENAYLAAYNTVHGEPRLGELPGGMRPLIARCLAKEPADRPTSGEVLEALAALPEELTDGTPAEEPTPAPEIPLTETVTSPLGGTEAVRPGRLRRARLLRDSTDRGHRGRRLWAAVAVVAVLGGTGAAAVAVVTDDPVSTVDDAVPAAPRTPSAGTAPAGWRPWHNALGSDGKDQPMGLGPSCTPDALGVFCASEQVALMRLDPASGNTDWTKPMSRKQVDGFTLRQPVVRDGTVFVYGADRSQGVDAYDARTGELLWQLKGPLGDFEYLGGALLVRLDPLDSPGSARYAAYEPRTGKELWRRELSTSSPSPLYEGPGGTLYADLRGGSGGIARVDARTGRTLSSVTAPKGDLWLATIHDSTAYYARWQDDSGVSADFFVQDLGSGKTRRIDFPWSVEPEAPPLVHGDTLYIFDYGNETLLALDVKRGKPLWSSSRDLRVFSEPSYHDGRLYVTMPDTSILALDPRTGKEIGRTSPSFDTAGRSFEELSPSSVPPLLVGDVLYGVTGPGVFSVPDVT; this is encoded by the coding sequence GTGACCCTGCGCGAGCACGATCCGGAGTCCGTCGGCGGCTACCGGATCGAATCGCGGATCGGGACCGGCGGCATGGGTGTCGTCTATCTCGGCCGATCGGCGTCGGGACGGGCCGTCGCCGTCAAGGTCGTGCACACCCGCTACGCCGACAACCCGGAGTTCCGGGCCAGGTTCCGGCAGGAGATCGCCGCCGCCCGGCGGGTCAGCGGCGCGTTCACGGCACCGGTCGTGGACGCCGACCCGGAGGCGGCACGGCCGTGGATGGCCACGGCGTTCGTCCCCGGCCGGACGCTCGCCGACCGGGTCGACGAGTCGGGACCGCTGGAGTGGCCCGCGCTGCGCCGCCTCGGCACCGAACTCGCCGAGGCGCTCCGGGAGATCCACCGCGCGGAGGTCGTGCACCGGGATCTCAAGCCGAGCAATGTGCTGCTGCTGGAGGGCGAGGGCGACGACGGGGCGGTCCGGGTCATCGACTTCGGCATCTCCCGCGCGGCCGACAGCGATGTGCGCACCCAGACCGGCATGGTGATGGGATCGCCGCCCTTCATGGCGCCGGAGCAGTTCAGCAGACCGCACGAGGTCGGGCCCGCCGTGGACGTCTTCTCGCTGGGCGCGGTCCTCGTGTACGCGGCCACCGGGCACAGCCCCTTCGAGGCGGAGAACGCCTACCTGGCCGCGTACAACACCGTGCACGGCGAGCCCCGCCTGGGTGAACTGCCCGGCGGAATGCGCCCGTTGATCGCCCGGTGTCTCGCGAAGGAGCCCGCGGACCGGCCCACGTCGGGTGAGGTGCTGGAGGCACTGGCAGCGCTGCCCGAGGAGCTGACCGACGGAACACCGGCCGAAGAGCCCACCCCGGCCCCCGAGATCCCGCTGACGGAGACAGTGACCTCGCCGCTCGGCGGCACCGAGGCGGTCCGGCCCGGGCGTCTCAGGCGCGCCCGGCTTCTCCGAGACAGCACGGACCGAGGGCATCGCGGACGGAGGCTGTGGGCCGCCGTCGCCGTGGTGGCCGTCCTCGGCGGGACCGGGGCGGCCGCGGTCGCCGTGGTGACCGACGACCCGGTGAGCACGGTCGACGATGCCGTGCCGGCCGCCCCGCGGACACCCTCCGCCGGCACGGCCCCGGCGGGCTGGCGGCCCTGGCACAACGCGCTGGGCTCGGACGGGAAGGACCAGCCGATGGGTCTCGGTCCCTCGTGCACTCCCGACGCGCTCGGCGTCTTCTGCGCCTCCGAGCAGGTCGCGCTGATGCGGCTGGACCCGGCCTCGGGAAACACCGACTGGACGAAGCCCATGAGCCGCAAGCAGGTCGACGGCTTCACGCTGCGGCAGCCCGTGGTCCGGGACGGCACGGTGTTCGTCTACGGCGCGGACCGCTCGCAGGGCGTCGACGCGTACGACGCGAGAACGGGCGAGCTCCTGTGGCAACTGAAGGGCCCACTGGGCGACTTCGAGTACCTGGGCGGGGCCCTGCTCGTCCGCCTCGACCCGCTGGACTCCCCCGGCTCCGCGCGCTATGCGGCGTACGAGCCGCGCACGGGCAAGGAGTTGTGGCGGCGCGAGCTGAGCACCTCCTCGCCGAGCCCCCTCTACGAGGGCCCCGGAGGCACCCTCTACGCGGACCTGCGCGGCGGCTCCGGCGGTATCGCCCGGGTCGACGCGCGGACCGGCCGGACGCTGAGCAGTGTGACGGCCCCGAAGGGCGACCTCTGGCTCGCCACGATCCATGACAGCACGGCCTACTACGCCCGCTGGCAGGACGACTCGGGCGTCTCCGCCGACTTCTTCGTCCAGGACCTGGGCAGCGGCAAGACCCGCCGGATCGACTTCCCCTGGAGCGTCGAGCCGGAGGCACCCCCGCTGGTGCACGGCGACACGCTGTACATCTTCGACTACGGCAACGAGACGCTGCTCGCCCTCGACGTCAAGCGCGGCAAGCCCCTGTGGTCCAGCTCGCGCGACCTGCGCGTCTTCAGCGAACCGTCCTACCACGACGGCCGGTTGTACGTGACGATGCCGGACACCAGCATCCTGGCGCTGGACCCGCGGACGGGGAAGGAGATCGGCCGCACGTCCCCGTCCTTCGACACGGCGGGCCGCTCCTTCGAGGAGCTGTCCCCGAGCTCGGTGCCACCGCTGCTGGTTGGCGATGTGCTGTACGGGGTCACCGGCCCGGGCGTCTTCTCGGTGCCCGACGTCACCTGA
- a CDS encoding tetratricopeptide repeat protein, with amino-acid sequence MKGAGGGSAFGEVPESEGSFGPLVVAGQPMYLRTAQVELPAENPDPTVLPSIALLGRGWGPNGDTGELPLPPGRLLAGQYRLIRPLGYGGMGEVYLALDTKVDDREVAIKMLRPERAGAAAGALARERRALVDLGHDDIIRVFNYGHHPELGDFLVLQYVDGLTLEEVRARARLNPGEFGDRRFHEFVLAYGVRILSALAYLHADRPGKVYGDLKPDNVMHDGTTTKIIDVGSVRPVGAPGMTTDGFRSPTVGPNGESKGQDDLFSLGETLRRLCGLGRSAEDLARLGDLRTLGELRGAGERDGERGSGREPKLGAGPKPEPERGAGPESGAKPGVGKALGAEDAPGVEDAPGVGGASDLGGAPGPRVPSGSKDTWSVVDATAPVPRGLGLLSLARVLRRATLRVPAARFADAREMDEQLRGVFRELRSLRTGTETFEPSPLFLQSPYALDGALGSAPPLAHWAAPDAPSPLAPPSPAEVAQRLPVPRPDPHDEHHAELSRLADAAPEALLQHIGDWPDSTEVHLLRCRLRLRNPADGPDAAERELRAAEARIGPRRAPYDWRLDWHHGLLALARDQVTAAWGHFDRVYAAIPGEYAPKLALGHCAERLGHRHEALTFYEAVRLRNPSLGSAAFGAARARLARDGERAREAAVRELDAVPQHSRHRTAARTAAVRIGVEYVRRAERDDDVPQRLREVLDRLALLFHAHGLTDEAARVRMTVEVWEAVQGALARGALDAEGLAALSADADPRLGLPADEHGLREDLSRRYVTLAHQAARSAAPEDAAVAEILLDRAYEIRPLAFRHHRDSPWLGKRIADWLRTAAHASSRRTPSASRAPEPP; translated from the coding sequence ATGAAGGGGGCTGGGGGCGGGAGTGCGTTCGGTGAAGTTCCGGAATCCGAGGGGTCGTTCGGTCCGCTCGTCGTCGCCGGGCAGCCGATGTACCTGAGGACCGCGCAGGTGGAACTGCCCGCCGAGAACCCCGACCCGACCGTGCTGCCCTCGATCGCCCTGCTCGGCCGCGGCTGGGGACCGAACGGCGACACCGGGGAACTGCCCCTGCCCCCGGGGCGGTTGCTCGCCGGTCAGTACCGGCTGATCCGGCCCCTCGGCTACGGCGGCATGGGCGAGGTCTACCTCGCGCTCGACACCAAGGTCGACGACCGCGAGGTCGCCATCAAGATGCTGCGCCCCGAGCGGGCGGGCGCCGCGGCGGGCGCGCTGGCCCGGGAGCGGCGGGCCCTGGTCGACCTCGGCCACGACGACATCATCCGCGTCTTCAACTACGGCCACCATCCCGAACTCGGCGACTTCCTCGTCCTGCAGTACGTGGACGGGCTCACGCTGGAGGAGGTCCGGGCGCGGGCCCGGCTGAACCCGGGGGAGTTCGGCGACCGGCGCTTCCACGAGTTCGTGCTCGCCTACGGGGTGCGGATCCTCTCCGCCCTCGCGTATCTGCACGCCGACCGGCCGGGCAAGGTCTACGGCGATCTGAAGCCCGACAACGTCATGCACGACGGCACCACCACGAAGATCATCGACGTGGGAAGCGTACGTCCGGTCGGGGCGCCGGGAATGACGACGGACGGCTTCCGCTCCCCGACCGTGGGCCCGAACGGCGAATCCAAGGGACAGGACGACCTGTTCAGCCTGGGGGAGACCCTACGGCGCCTGTGCGGGCTGGGCCGGTCGGCGGAGGACCTGGCGCGGTTGGGGGATCTGCGGACGCTGGGGGAGCTTCGGGGGGCGGGGGAGCGAGACGGTGAGCGGGGGTCGGGGCGGGAGCCGAAGCTTGGGGCGGGGCCAAAGCCGGAGCCGGAGCGGGGGGCGGGGCCCGAGTCGGGGGCGAAGCCCGGTGTCGGGAAGGCGCTGGGTGCCGAGGACGCGCCGGGGGTTGAGGACGCGCCGGGCGTCGGAGGGGCGTCGGATCTCGGAGGAGCCCCCGGCCCCCGCGTCCCGTCGGGCTCCAAGGACACCTGGTCCGTCGTCGACGCCACCGCCCCCGTGCCCCGCGGACTCGGTCTGCTCTCGCTCGCCCGGGTGCTGCGTCGCGCGACCCTGCGTGTCCCCGCCGCGCGGTTCGCCGACGCTCGGGAGATGGACGAGCAATTACGGGGCGTGTTCCGCGAGTTGAGATCCCTGCGGACCGGCACCGAGACCTTCGAGCCGTCCCCGCTCTTCCTCCAGTCGCCCTACGCCCTCGACGGCGCCCTAGGCTCCGCCCCGCCGCTCGCCCACTGGGCCGCCCCCGACGCCCCGTCCCCCCTCGCCCCGCCGTCACCCGCCGAGGTCGCCCAGCGGTTGCCCGTCCCGCGCCCCGACCCGCACGACGAGCACCACGCCGAACTGAGCCGGCTCGCCGACGCCGCCCCCGAGGCCCTGCTCCAGCACATAGGGGACTGGCCGGACTCCACGGAAGTCCATCTCCTGCGCTGCCGACTGCGGTTGCGGAACCCGGCGGACGGACCGGACGCAGCCGAACGGGAGTTACGGGCCGCCGAGGCACGGATCGGCCCCCGACGTGCCCCCTACGACTGGCGGCTGGACTGGCACCACGGCCTCCTCGCCCTCGCCCGCGACCAAGTCACCGCGGCCTGGGGCCACTTCGACCGGGTGTACGCGGCGATCCCCGGCGAGTACGCCCCCAAGCTCGCCCTCGGCCACTGCGCGGAACGCCTCGGCCACCGGCACGAGGCCCTGACCTTCTACGAGGCCGTACGGCTGCGCAACCCGTCCCTCGGCAGCGCCGCGTTCGGCGCCGCGCGCGCCCGCCTCGCGCGGGACGGCGAAAGGGCGCGCGAGGCGGCCGTACGCGAACTGGACGCCGTACCACAGCACTCGCGGCACCGGACCGCCGCGCGGACCGCGGCCGTGCGGATCGGCGTCGAGTACGTGCGCCGGGCCGAGCGCGACGACGACGTGCCGCAGCGGCTGCGGGAGGTGCTGGACCGTCTCGCCCTGCTCTTCCACGCGCACGGACTGACCGACGAGGCGGCCAGGGTCCGGATGACCGTCGAGGTCTGGGAGGCCGTACAGGGCGCCCTCGCCCGCGGTGCCCTCGACGCGGAGGGCCTCGCGGCCCTGTCCGCCGACGCCGACCCCCGGCTCGGCCTCCCGGCCGACGAACACGGGCTGCGCGAGGACCTCTCCCGCCGTTACGTCACCCTCGCCCACCAGGCCGCCCGCTCCGCCGCCCCCGAGGACGCCGCCGTGGCCGAGATCCTCCTGGACCGCGCCTACGAGATCCGCCCGCTCGCCTTCCGACACCACAGGGACAGCCCATGGCTCGGCAAGAGAATCGCCGACTGGCTCCGGACGGCCGCCCACGCGTCCTCGCGCAGGACACCCTCCGCCTCGCGCGCGCCGGAGCCGCCGTAA
- a CDS encoding alpha-glucoside ABC transporter substrate-binding protein: MSRFLRALLAVCLLALVPGCGADARDPLVVLGPWTGEEGKAFEATLDKLDDGTGRTYTYEGTRSLRETLVSQLEADDPPDVAVLNSIGELTEYARRDKLRPLVNESSERAFAPWAPTLIVDNKQRTYWVPLKVDLKSLVWSKRGAPGDRPTWCVGLASQATSGWPGTDWIEDLVLHQAGPTLYVQWATGLLDWRDPAVRNAWTTWARLLGKRSPDAVQRSLTTSFEGASTADGEPRGLLDSPRFGCTHEHQSAFIRYVYAGDDVKVEPSARYLGGKSAYRDAFEVAGDMAAVFSDDPDAQELVARLSSRAGRELWRAEAGPAVRPLFPDTAGLSLPGSATPVEREIESLLTSRARTLCFDASDVMAPELRDAFHRAVLEFFRDPTERQLDSLLDQLETIRIHTNTDSGTDRSFRPPSAICEPQGADDPESGRTQGAPPGG; the protein is encoded by the coding sequence ATGAGCCGCTTTCTGCGCGCCCTCCTCGCGGTCTGTCTGCTCGCCCTCGTTCCCGGCTGCGGGGCCGACGCCCGCGACCCGCTCGTCGTCCTCGGCCCCTGGACCGGCGAGGAGGGCAAGGCCTTCGAAGCCACCCTGGACAAGCTGGACGACGGGACGGGACGGACGTACACCTATGAGGGCACCCGTTCGCTGCGCGAGACGCTCGTCTCACAGCTGGAGGCCGACGATCCGCCGGACGTGGCGGTCCTCAACAGCATCGGCGAACTCACCGAGTACGCCCGGCGCGACAAGCTGAGGCCCCTTGTCAACGAGAGTTCCGAGCGTGCGTTCGCGCCCTGGGCGCCGACCCTGATCGTGGACAACAAGCAGCGCACCTACTGGGTGCCGTTGAAGGTCGATCTCAAGAGCCTGGTGTGGAGCAAGCGGGGCGCGCCGGGCGACCGGCCCACGTGGTGTGTCGGCCTCGCCTCGCAGGCCACCTCCGGCTGGCCGGGCACCGACTGGATCGAGGACCTCGTGCTCCACCAGGCGGGCCCCACGCTCTACGTCCAGTGGGCCACGGGCCTGCTCGACTGGCGCGACCCGGCCGTCAGGAACGCCTGGACCACCTGGGCGCGCCTGCTCGGCAAACGCTCCCCGGACGCGGTCCAACGGTCCCTGACCACGTCGTTCGAGGGCGCCTCCACGGCCGACGGAGAGCCCCGCGGACTGCTCGACTCGCCCCGCTTCGGCTGCACGCACGAGCACCAGAGCGCCTTCATCCGGTACGTCTACGCGGGCGACGACGTGAAGGTGGAACCGTCCGCCCGCTATCTGGGCGGGAAGTCCGCGTACCGGGACGCCTTCGAGGTCGCGGGTGACATGGCGGCCGTCTTCAGCGACGACCCGGACGCGCAGGAACTCGTGGCGCGGCTGTCGAGCCGGGCCGGGCGGGAACTCTGGCGCGCCGAGGCGGGTCCGGCGGTGCGGCCGCTCTTCCCGGACACCGCCGGGCTGTCGCTGCCGGGGTCCGCGACGCCGGTCGAGCGCGAGATCGAGTCCCTGCTGACGTCCCGCGCCCGCACCCTCTGCTTCGACGCGTCCGACGTCATGGCACCCGAACTCCGTGACGCCTTCCACCGAGCGGTCCTGGAGTTCTTCCGCGACCCGACGGAACGCCAACTCGACTCCCTGCTGGACCAGTTGGAGACCATCCGCATCCACACGAACACCGACTCGGGCACCGACCGCTCCTTCCGCCCGCCCAGCGCGATCTGCGAGCCGCAGGGGGCGGACGACCCGGAGAGCGGGAGGACTCAGGGTGCGCCCCCTGGGGGGTGA